In the Enterococcus saigonensis genome, one interval contains:
- a CDS encoding hydroxymethylglutaryl-CoA reductase, degradative, protein MKRVVIVAALRSPIGKYKGALAQYSAVDLGTKVTQTLLSRYPKVKDDVKQVIFGNVLQAGNGQNVARQISINSGLSYEVPATTVNEVCGSGMKAVIMAWQSLQLGQGEVAIAGGTESMTNAPQLRHFNYETNEYGDPLSAMILDGLTDAFSHKHMGLTAEKVAKEFHISRDEQDEFALNSQKKAAKAKAKGFFSTEIVPFETKQGLMTQDEGIRADSSIEKLSQLRTVFKENGTVTAGNASTINDGAAVLLLATKEYADLHNLPYLTEICGFSEVGIDPAIMGVAPIKAVTELLTAQDKTIADIDLFEINEAFAASSVAVERKLGLDSKKVNPYGGGISLGHAIGATGARLLTTLSHQLQQEDKEYGIASLCIGGGLGLAMLLKSPSKENSPKKFYQMNQIERLEKLQDNGQINPNQATELLHTALDSEIANHMIENQISEIETPMGLALNLIVNDKEYSVPLATEEPSVIAACSYGAKMAEKFTAVIKERLLRGQIVFYDIADEKELTKWLENNQELLFEIANASYPSIVKRGGGLKEISWRKIEGNYVSFDLKIDVKDAMGANIVNGILEGIAAKLRQIFPNEKILFSILSNLATESLVEVSCRVPVANLAKSKIGGNGKEIAEKIAIAAAYAKKDPYRAATHNKGIMNGIDGVILATGNDTRAVAAGVHAYAVQNGQYQGLSDWKIVDDYLEGRLVLPLAIATAGGATKVLPKARAALSILAVQDAKELAAVVAAVGLAQNLAALRALVSEGIQKGHMALQSRSLAMTVGAVGSEIEAVSQKLQKETTMNQATAAKILASLRENN, encoded by the coding sequence TTGAAAAGAGTAGTCATTGTTGCTGCCTTGCGCAGTCCGATTGGAAAATACAAAGGTGCCTTAGCGCAATATAGCGCGGTTGATTTGGGTACAAAAGTTACACAAACATTATTGTCACGTTATCCTAAAGTAAAAGATGATGTAAAACAAGTCATATTTGGCAACGTTTTACAAGCAGGAAATGGCCAAAATGTAGCAAGGCAAATTAGTATTAATAGTGGTTTATCCTATGAAGTACCAGCGACAACAGTAAATGAAGTTTGCGGTTCTGGGATGAAGGCTGTGATTATGGCCTGGCAAAGTCTTCAGCTAGGTCAAGGCGAGGTTGCAATTGCCGGTGGTACAGAAAGTATGACCAATGCGCCACAACTACGTCATTTCAATTATGAAACAAATGAATATGGTGACCCTTTGTCGGCGATGATTTTGGATGGTTTGACAGACGCTTTTAGTCACAAGCATATGGGATTAACGGCTGAAAAAGTTGCAAAAGAATTTCATATTTCTCGTGACGAACAAGATGAGTTTGCACTCAATTCTCAAAAAAAGGCAGCCAAAGCCAAAGCAAAAGGTTTTTTTTCAACAGAAATCGTACCCTTTGAGACTAAACAAGGTTTAATGACACAAGATGAAGGAATCAGAGCAGACAGTTCGATTGAAAAATTAAGTCAGCTAAGAACCGTTTTTAAAGAAAATGGTACGGTGACAGCTGGTAACGCATCAACTATTAATGATGGTGCAGCAGTTTTATTGTTGGCAACAAAAGAGTATGCAGACTTGCACAATCTGCCCTATTTAACAGAAATTTGTGGTTTTAGTGAAGTTGGTATTGATCCGGCTATCATGGGTGTGGCACCAATTAAAGCTGTGACAGAATTATTAACAGCTCAAGATAAAACAATTGCAGATATTGATTTATTTGAAATAAATGAAGCCTTTGCCGCTTCTTCTGTAGCCGTTGAAAGAAAATTGGGATTAGATAGTAAGAAAGTTAATCCCTACGGTGGAGGTATTTCCCTTGGTCATGCAATTGGTGCAACCGGAGCCAGACTGTTGACCACACTTAGCCATCAGCTGCAACAAGAAGATAAAGAGTATGGTATTGCTTCTTTATGTATCGGTGGAGGACTAGGGTTAGCCATGTTATTGAAGAGTCCAAGCAAGGAAAATTCCCCAAAAAAATTTTATCAAATGAATCAAATTGAACGTCTAGAAAAGTTACAAGATAATGGACAAATCAATCCCAATCAAGCAACTGAATTGTTGCACACGGCTCTTGATTCGGAAATTGCTAATCATATGATTGAAAATCAAATTAGCGAAATTGAAACACCTATGGGATTGGCTTTAAACTTGATTGTAAACGACAAAGAATATAGTGTGCCATTAGCAACCGAAGAACCTTCTGTGATTGCTGCTTGCAGTTATGGAGCGAAGATGGCAGAGAAGTTTACGGCAGTCATTAAAGAACGATTATTACGTGGTCAAATCGTTTTTTATGATATTGCGGATGAAAAAGAGTTAACGAAATGGCTGGAGAATAACCAAGAGTTGTTGTTTGAGATAGCAAATGCAAGTTATCCATCAATCGTGAAACGTGGCGGTGGGTTAAAAGAAATAAGTTGGCGAAAAATTGAAGGAAATTATGTATCCTTTGATTTAAAAATCGATGTGAAAGATGCAATGGGAGCTAATATTGTTAATGGCATACTTGAAGGTATAGCAGCTAAATTGCGTCAAATTTTTCCAAATGAAAAGATTTTATTTAGTATTTTAAGTAATCTAGCTACTGAATCTTTAGTTGAAGTAAGTTGTCGTGTTCCAGTAGCTAATCTTGCGAAAAGTAAGATTGGTGGAAATGGGAAAGAAATTGCTGAAAAAATTGCAATTGCTGCTGCGTATGCAAAAAAGGATCCTTATCGTGCAGCTACGCACAACAAAGGAATCATGAACGGCATTGATGGGGTTATTTTGGCCACAGGTAACGATACGAGAGCAGTTGCAGCCGGTGTTCATGCTTATGCTGTTCAAAATGGACAGTACCAAGGTTTAAGTGATTGGAAAATAGTTGATGATTATTTAGAGGGACGGCTTGTTTTACCGCTTGCGATTGCAACAGCTGGTGGTGCGACGAAGGTCCTGCCAAAAGCCCGGGCTGCATTGAGCATTTTAGCCGTGCAGGATGCTAAAGAACTAGCGGCTGTTGTAGCAGCTGTTGGCTTGGCTCAGAACTTAGCTGCTTTGCGGGCTCTTGTTTCAGAAGGCATTCAAAAGGGACATATGGCTCTTCAATCGCGTTCTTTAGCTATGACTGTTGGTGCGGTAGGATCAGAAATCGAAGCAGTTAGTCAAAAATTACAGAAAGAAACAACTATGAATCAAGCTACGGCAGCAAAAATTTTAGCATCTTTACGGGAGAATAATTAA
- a CDS encoding nucleoid-associated protein translates to MDIYLKKAILHIIDRQSGDPVYSQMELDLTTAYIRDYLTKKIQKLASAQTKTGSLVAGSAFEALAGQAQNDFIQVSEQLVARWYDVYSQSEDAPSADVFVVLYELDTKMQLAFLKVNYNDGFTHFVDSSEAGLNNQLIINRAILAGKTQKADEGITIDLTDMVYELIEKKYTFSGEKGFYFSTRVIESQPIPSLEENVKVIKKVAEKIGKKFEAASHDVVADVKDAVYEAIEENGQLEVKEVAQKVFKDNITAQMAFEEEVVEKGFINQAPLLREVKEITEKKYSKQKLKLSNGIELIVPLDVYRDPNLIEFTNNPDGTISVMIKNVEDVINRL, encoded by the coding sequence ATGGACATTTATTTAAAAAAAGCAATTTTACACATTATTGATCGTCAAAGCGGCGATCCTGTCTATTCACAAATGGAATTGGATTTAACAACAGCATATATCCGTGATTATTTGACTAAAAAAATTCAAAAGTTAGCTAGTGCGCAAACCAAAACAGGTAGTCTAGTAGCAGGTTCTGCTTTTGAAGCATTAGCCGGTCAAGCACAAAATGATTTTATTCAAGTTTCAGAACAATTAGTTGCACGTTGGTATGACGTGTATAGTCAAAGTGAAGATGCGCCCAGTGCCGATGTATTTGTAGTGTTATACGAATTAGATACAAAAATGCAACTAGCTTTTTTAAAGGTTAATTACAACGATGGTTTTACCCATTTTGTAGATTCATCAGAAGCAGGGCTTAACAATCAATTGATTATTAATCGGGCTATTTTGGCAGGGAAAACGCAAAAAGCCGATGAAGGTATTACGATTGATTTAACTGATATGGTTTATGAACTGATTGAAAAAAAGTATACATTTTCTGGCGAAAAGGGCTTTTATTTTTCAACTCGTGTGATCGAAAGTCAACCCATTCCTTCATTAGAAGAAAATGTTAAAGTCATCAAAAAAGTAGCGGAAAAAATTGGTAAAAAATTTGAAGCTGCTAGTCATGATGTGGTAGCAGATGTGAAAGACGCCGTTTATGAAGCTATTGAAGAAAATGGTCAACTTGAAGTAAAAGAAGTCGCCCAAAAAGTTTTTAAAGATAATATTACTGCCCAAATGGCTTTTGAAGAAGAAGTAGTAGAAAAAGGTTTTATAAATCAAGCACCACTATTAAGGGAAGTAAAAGAAATTACGGAAAAAAAATACAGTAAGCAAAAACTAAAACTTTCCAATGGCATCGAACTAATCGTTCCTTTGGATGTCTATCGAGATCCCAATTTAATTGAATTTACTAATAATCCAGATGGGACAATTTCGGTAATGATTAAAAATGTAGAAGATGTGATTAATCGCTTGTAG
- a CDS encoding hydroxymethylglutaryl-CoA synthase encodes MNVGIDKISFFVPPYYIDMAELAKKRGVDPAKYLVGIGQSQMAIGPSSQDIVTYAANAASEILTPEDKEAIDLVVVGTESSFDESKASAVILHRLMGIQDFARSFEIKEACYGATAGLEAAKNHVTRHPESKALVIAADIARYGLNNGGEPTQGAGAVAMLISNKPRILTLSDNTVNLTQDIYDFWRPTGHNYPLVDGPLSNETYIRSFEKVYTRYTKVYQENFGDFAALTFHIPYTKMGKKALQSVLPQATEQDATRLLERYEESIVYSRRVGNLYTGSLYLGLISLLENSTVLKAGDKIGLFSYGSGAVSQFFTGILQPDYEKYLLKEYHQKLLSQRTKLTISDYESMLNKNIDYNQTTIFNDELPFSITKIENNVRFYRN; translated from the coding sequence ATGAACGTTGGAATAGATAAAATTAGTTTTTTTGTGCCACCTTATTACATTGACATGGCTGAATTAGCTAAAAAACGAGGGGTTGATCCAGCCAAATATTTGGTTGGAATTGGGCAATCTCAAATGGCTATTGGACCAAGTAGCCAAGATATTGTAACTTATGCTGCCAATGCAGCGAGTGAAATTTTAACCCCTGAGGATAAAGAAGCAATCGATTTAGTAGTCGTGGGAACAGAATCGAGCTTTGATGAATCAAAGGCTAGCGCTGTAATTTTACATCGACTAATGGGCATTCAAGATTTTGCTCGCTCCTTTGAAATTAAAGAAGCTTGTTATGGTGCAACAGCTGGTTTAGAAGCTGCAAAAAATCATGTTACCCGTCATCCTGAAAGTAAAGCACTCGTTATCGCTGCAGATATCGCTCGTTATGGATTAAACAATGGGGGCGAACCAACACAAGGTGCTGGTGCAGTCGCTATGCTTATCAGCAATAAACCAAGAATTCTAACTTTAAGTGATAATACTGTCAATTTAACTCAAGATATCTATGACTTCTGGCGCCCGACAGGTCATAATTACCCGCTAGTTGATGGACCATTATCCAATGAAACGTATATTCGTTCTTTTGAGAAAGTTTATACTCGCTATACTAAGGTTTATCAAGAGAATTTTGGTGATTTTGCTGCTTTAACTTTCCACATTCCTTACACAAAAATGGGTAAAAAAGCATTACAATCTGTCTTGCCACAAGCAACTGAGCAGGATGCTACTCGCTTATTAGAACGCTATGAAGAAAGCATTGTTTATAGTCGTCGGGTTGGTAACTTGTATACCGGCTCTTTATACTTAGGCTTAATTTCACTTTTAGAAAACAGTACAGTCTTAAAAGCGGGTGATAAAATCGGACTTTTCAGCTATGGTTCAGGAGCAGTTTCACAATTTTTCACAGGAATATTACAACCTGATTATGAAAAATATCTTTTGAAAGAATATCATCAAAAATTATTGTCACAGCGAACGAAATTAACAATTTCTGATTATGAATCGATGCTTAATAAAAATATCGATTATAATCAGACAACTATTTTTAATGATGAATTACCATTTAGTATCACAAAAATTGAAAACAATGTTCGTTTTTACCGCAATTAA
- a CDS encoding HAMP domain-containing sensor histidine kinase produces MIKKNKSTNKELKGPSLTIKWAFASSFFIFIVFTIFAVITYKSSINLIVAKERRNVEEVISEVTSRLANGQDELTTQSAYFAIAKLSDEDPTPDAISYLDDDILQLDRFVSELGQPELNLYVYNLKKEPILKTHKNNFELVQTKRKEPTIITIKGATGFLSIHPIFSKVTREKIGYAQTFYELSSFYEIRSKLLLTLIILEVVSLILSSFLGFFLSTYFLKPLKVLRDTMDIIRKDPESDAYMPKIDTDDELADLADIFNDMLERMRMYIEQQKQFVEDVSHELRTPVAVIEGHLSMLQRWGKNDPEILDEALLASQQEISRMKSLVQEMLDLSRAEQVELHYANEVTQAKEVTYQVFNNFKMLYPEFTFTIDDDLVKEETLAIYRNHFEQIIIIILDNAVKYSTDRKEVHLKIEKSNAFFEIDIQDFGEGISSTDLEKIFHRFYRVHKARARTKGGNGLGLSIAKQLIDSYKGEIVVDSVMGEGTIFKIYIPIK; encoded by the coding sequence GTGATCAAAAAAAATAAATCGACTAACAAAGAACTGAAAGGCCCATCTTTAACAATTAAGTGGGCCTTTGCAAGTTCTTTCTTTATATTTATCGTTTTTACTATTTTTGCAGTTATTACGTATAAATCTTCTATTAATTTAATTGTTGCCAAAGAGCGGCGCAATGTAGAAGAAGTTATTTCAGAAGTTACTTCTCGTTTAGCAAATGGGCAAGATGAATTGACAACGCAAAGTGCTTACTTTGCAATTGCCAAATTATCTGACGAAGATCCCACTCCGGATGCTATATCTTATTTAGATGATGATATTTTGCAACTTGATCGCTTTGTCTCAGAATTAGGACAACCCGAATTAAACTTGTATGTCTATAATTTAAAAAAAGAACCTATCTTAAAAACTCATAAAAATAATTTTGAATTGGTTCAAACTAAACGTAAAGAACCAACAATTATTACGATAAAAGGGGCTACCGGCTTTTTATCTATTCATCCGATTTTTTCAAAAGTAACAAGGGAAAAAATCGGTTATGCCCAAACTTTTTATGAATTGTCTTCCTTTTATGAAATTCGTAGTAAGCTATTATTAACGTTAATTATTTTAGAAGTGGTTTCTTTAATATTGTCTAGTTTTTTAGGTTTCTTTTTATCAACGTACTTCTTAAAACCGCTTAAGGTTCTACGAGATACAATGGATATTATTCGCAAAGATCCCGAATCAGACGCTTATATGCCTAAAATTGATACGGATGATGAACTAGCAGATTTAGCTGATATTTTCAATGATATGTTAGAGCGAATGCGAATGTATATCGAACAGCAAAAACAATTTGTTGAAGATGTCTCACATGAATTACGAACACCAGTAGCGGTTATAGAAGGACATTTGAGTATGTTGCAACGTTGGGGAAAAAATGATCCTGAAATTTTAGATGAGGCTTTGCTTGCAAGCCAACAAGAGATTAGTCGGATGAAAAGTTTGGTTCAGGAGATGCTAGACTTGTCTCGTGCCGAGCAAGTTGAACTTCACTATGCAAATGAAGTGACGCAAGCAAAAGAAGTGACTTACCAAGTTTTTAACAACTTCAAGATGCTGTATCCAGAATTTACTTTTACAATCGATGATGATTTAGTCAAAGAAGAGACGCTAGCTATTTATCGGAATCATTTTGAACAAATCATTATTATTATTTTAGATAATGCTGTGAAGTATTCTACTGATCGTAAAGAAGTGCATTTGAAAATTGAAAAAAGTAATGCTTTCTTTGAAATAGATATTCAAGACTTTGGCGAAGGTATCTCTTCTACGGATTTAGAAAAAATTTTCCATCGTTTTTATCGTGTACATAAAGCACGTGCTCGCACTAAAGGAGGGAACGGTTTAGGACTTTCTATTGCTAAACAGCTGATTGACAGTTATAAAGGTGAAATTGTAGTTGATAGTGTAATGGGAGAGGGAACTATTTTTAAAATATATATTCCGATTAAATGA
- a CDS encoding serine hydrolase domain-containing protein produces MKKKYWFLGGLATLFLIIFGFSWQLSQKSATKVPIKKTSVSRILAQSNPLFKADITQMVRKEHFKGVILVVKNGEIINRSAYGYADFGRLKKNSVRIAYPIASLQKFITGSLIAQLVAAGKISYESSLAAFYPAHPELANIKIRQLLDHTSGIQMAESNPGKLLGLEEDQLNYVLSEMTVTPDKNFSYTNANYTLLSGIISQVTGEKYETVLENNIIKPLHLKRTFSWEKRPPKMTLPIAYRYENESDYQDDEFHADKELFSSLLGAGNLFMSIDDMLKVQRGLTNGQILTAKEYKELAQIEDAGYAGGIWHEEGMKSIHGSLGGYDTFVYGDESNENLVLLFANQPAIHGDDALATAIYNFTTSLLD; encoded by the coding sequence ATGAAAAAAAAATATTGGTTTTTAGGCGGTCTAGCTACACTTTTTTTAATTATTTTTGGCTTTAGTTGGCAGCTGTCACAAAAATCTGCTACAAAAGTACCCATAAAAAAAACATCTGTCTCCCGGATTTTAGCTCAGAGTAATCCACTTTTTAAAGCAGATATTACTCAAATGGTGCGGAAAGAACATTTTAAAGGCGTGATACTTGTTGTAAAAAATGGAGAAATCATTAATCGTAGTGCTTATGGATATGCAGATTTTGGTCGTTTGAAAAAAAATAGTGTTCGGATTGCTTATCCAATTGCATCTTTACAAAAGTTTATAACCGGAAGCTTGATTGCCCAACTAGTAGCTGCTGGAAAGATTTCTTATGAAAGTAGTTTAGCCGCTTTTTATCCTGCTCATCCAGAATTAGCAAATATTAAAATTCGGCAACTTTTAGATCACACTTCAGGGATTCAGATGGCAGAAAGTAATCCTGGCAAGCTTTTGGGTTTGGAAGAAGACCAGCTTAATTATGTTTTATCAGAAATGACAGTTACCCCAGATAAAAATTTTTCGTACACTAATGCTAACTATACCTTATTATCCGGCATAATTAGCCAAGTTACCGGGGAAAAATATGAAACAGTATTGGAAAATAATATTATTAAACCGTTACATCTGAAACGCACTTTTTCTTGGGAGAAACGGCCACCTAAGATGACATTACCAATTGCATATCGTTATGAAAATGAATCAGATTATCAAGATGATGAGTTTCATGCTGATAAAGAATTATTCTCAAGTTTACTGGGAGCTGGTAATTTATTTATGAGCATTGACGATATGCTAAAAGTTCAAAGAGGTTTAACAAACGGACAAATCTTAACGGCAAAAGAATATAAGGAACTAGCACAAATTGAAGATGCTGGCTATGCTGGCGGAATTTGGCATGAAGAAGGAATGAAAAGTATTCACGGTTCTTTGGGAGGTTATGATACGTTTGTTTATGGTGACGAAAGTAACGAAAATTTAGTATTGCTTTTTGCTAATCAGCCAGCTATTCATGGTGATGATGCGTTAGCAACGGCTATTTATAATTTTACAACTTCTTTGCTAGATTGA
- a CDS encoding aldo/keto reductase has translation MENLTSTYTLANGVKIPKVGFGTWQTPDGDVAVASVKAALKAGYRHIDTAQGYHNEKSVGKGIKESGIPRSDIFLTTKLWNENHSYDLVMESFAQSLQELGTDYVDLFLIHWPNPVTFRENWQEANAQTWKAMEELYEAGKIKAIGVSNFLPHHLDELKKTAKIMPQVNQIFLAPGELQPEVVKYAQENNILLEAYSPLGTGKIFSVPEMQEIAAKHNKSIAQVALRWSLQHGFLPLPKSVHDNRIKENSEIFDFELSKEDMATIDKLDGVVGKAKNPDTTNF, from the coding sequence ATGGAAAATCTTACATCAACATACACATTGGCAAATGGCGTAAAAATTCCTAAGGTGGGCTTTGGCACTTGGCAAACGCCAGATGGCGACGTAGCCGTTGCATCAGTTAAAGCTGCTTTGAAGGCAGGTTACCGTCATATTGATACTGCTCAAGGTTATCATAACGAAAAAAGTGTCGGTAAGGGCATTAAAGAAAGCGGAATTCCTCGTTCTGATATTTTTTTAACCACAAAATTATGGAATGAAAATCACAGCTATGACTTAGTGATGGAAAGTTTTGCTCAATCTTTACAGGAATTAGGTACAGATTACGTTGATTTGTTTTTAATTCACTGGCCAAATCCAGTAACTTTCCGCGAAAATTGGCAAGAAGCTAACGCACAAACGTGGAAAGCTATGGAAGAATTATATGAGGCTGGTAAAATTAAAGCAATTGGTGTCAGCAACTTTTTACCTCATCACCTAGATGAACTTAAAAAAACGGCAAAAATTATGCCACAAGTAAATCAAATTTTCTTGGCACCTGGTGAATTACAGCCTGAAGTTGTGAAATATGCACAAGAAAACAATATTTTATTAGAAGCATACAGCCCATTAGGAACAGGCAAAATTTTTAGTGTACCAGAAATGCAAGAAATTGCTGCAAAACATAATAAATCTATTGCTCAGGTTGCTTTACGCTGGTCGCTGCAACACGGTTTCTTACCATTACCAAAATCTGTTCACGATAATCGAATCAAAGAAAACAGCGAAATTTTTGATTTTGAGTTATCAAAAGAAGATATGGCCACAATTGACAAATTAGATGGCGTAGTTGGAAAAGCAAAAAATCCTGATACGACGAACTTTTAA
- the hisS gene encoding histidine--tRNA ligase: MKYQKPKGTMDILPGNSAKWQYIEDTARKVFGEYNFRELRTPIFEHFEVVARSVGETTDIVTKEMYDFYDKGERHITLRPEGTAPLVRSYVENKLFGPEHVNPFKGYYMGPMFRYERPQAGRLRQFHQIGVEVIGSKNPATDVETMAMALDFYQKLGVNHVKLVINTLGNRESRMQYRDALITYLETVEDQLSEDSKRRLHQNPLRVLDSKDKKDKEIVENAPSILDYLDEYSATFFNEVKGMLDALNIPYVVDHRMVRGLDYYNHTVFEIMSEAKGFGGVLTTICAGGRYDGLISEFGGPDEKDTGFGFALGIERALIAIEAEGKQIPVDESIDVYVACMDQLGNVLAQAAAQSARHAGLICERDIDFRKLKAQFRTANRLGAKLVVVIGETEVQEQKVVIKNMEKGTEDKVSVTALDDYFKNYFE; this comes from the coding sequence ATGAAATATCAAAAACCAAAAGGAACCATGGACATTTTGCCGGGAAATTCGGCTAAATGGCAATATATAGAAGACACAGCACGTAAAGTCTTTGGTGAGTATAATTTTCGGGAATTACGTACACCGATTTTTGAGCATTTTGAAGTTGTAGCTAGAAGTGTTGGTGAAACGACTGATATTGTTACAAAAGAAATGTATGATTTTTATGATAAAGGAGAACGCCACATTACACTACGACCCGAAGGCACAGCACCACTAGTCCGCAGTTATGTAGAAAATAAACTATTTGGTCCAGAGCACGTTAATCCGTTTAAAGGATATTATATGGGACCGATGTTTCGTTATGAACGACCGCAAGCTGGACGTTTGCGGCAATTCCATCAAATCGGTGTAGAGGTTATAGGAAGTAAAAATCCAGCTACAGATGTTGAGACAATGGCGATGGCGTTAGATTTTTACCAAAAATTAGGTGTCAATCACGTGAAATTAGTCATTAACACATTAGGTAATCGAGAAAGCCGCATGCAGTATCGCGATGCGTTAATCACTTATTTGGAAACAGTAGAAGACCAACTTAGTGAAGATTCGAAACGGCGATTACACCAAAACCCATTGCGTGTGTTAGATAGTAAAGATAAAAAAGATAAAGAAATCGTTGAAAATGCGCCGTCAATTTTAGACTATTTAGATGAGTATAGTGCAACTTTCTTTAACGAAGTAAAAGGTATGTTGGATGCTCTAAACATCCCGTATGTTGTCGACCATCGTATGGTACGTGGGCTGGATTATTATAATCATACTGTTTTTGAGATTATGAGTGAAGCAAAAGGATTTGGTGGTGTTTTAACGACAATTTGTGCTGGTGGTCGTTATGACGGTTTAATCAGTGAATTCGGAGGACCAGATGAAAAAGATACAGGGTTTGGTTTTGCATTAGGGATAGAAAGAGCTTTAATCGCCATTGAAGCTGAAGGAAAGCAAATTCCAGTAGACGAGTCTATAGACGTGTACGTAGCTTGTATGGATCAATTAGGAAATGTTTTAGCGCAAGCAGCTGCGCAAAGTGCACGACATGCTGGTCTAATTTGTGAAAGAGACATTGATTTTCGTAAATTAAAGGCACAATTTCGAACAGCTAATCGCTTAGGTGCAAAATTAGTGGTTGTAATTGGGGAGACTGAGGTGCAAGAACAAAAAGTAGTTATTAAAAATATGGAAAAAGGAACAGAGGATAAAGTATCTGTCACGGCCTTAGACGACTATTTTAAAAATTACTTTGAATAA
- a CDS encoding IS256-like element ISLgar5 family transposase, with product MNDFTTEILKTLANKGDLNELFRVHLEKAVNTLLKTELTAFLDYEKYDRIGFNTGNSRNGSYDRTVKTEYGELHLQIPRDRNGEFKQQTVPAYRRTNDTLEETVIHLFRKGITMSEIADLIEKMYGHYYTPQTMSNITKSFTEEVTAFKGRELHDRYAAIYMDATYIPLKRKTVAKEAIHIAVGIRPDGSKEVLSYAIAPTESITIWDEILLDLQERGLKNVLLFITDGLKGMVGAISRFYPKARFQHCCVHVSRNISHKVRVDDRKEVCDDFKMVYQASSKEVALEARGAFAEKWKTSYPKVVESILSNDHLLTFYDFPLAIRKSIYSTNLIESFNKQIKKYSHRKEQFQNEESMERFLVSSFDTYNQKFLGRSHKGFQQAEGELEQMLSQLIEN from the coding sequence ATGAACGATTTTACTACAGAAATTCTAAAGACTCTAGCGAACAAAGGCGATTTGAATGAATTATTCCGTGTCCATTTGGAGAAAGCAGTCAATACGCTTCTCAAAACGGAGTTAACGGCTTTCCTAGATTACGAAAAGTATGATCGCATTGGTTTTAACACGGGTAATTCTCGTAACGGCTCCTATGACCGTACGGTCAAGACCGAGTATGGGGAACTTCATCTCCAGATTCCGCGCGACCGCAATGGTGAGTTCAAGCAACAGACTGTTCCTGCTTATAGACGGACGAATGACACGTTAGAGGAGACCGTCATTCACCTCTTCCGAAAAGGTATTACCATGTCGGAAATCGCAGACTTGATTGAGAAAATGTATGGGCATTACTACACGCCCCAAACCATGTCCAATATAACAAAATCATTTACAGAAGAGGTAACGGCGTTTAAAGGGCGGGAGCTTCATGACCGTTATGCTGCTATTTATATGGACGCAACGTATATTCCGTTAAAGCGGAAAACCGTCGCCAAGGAAGCTATTCATATCGCAGTTGGCATTCGCCCGGACGGATCAAAGGAAGTATTGAGCTATGCGATTGCACCGACTGAATCCATCACGATTTGGGATGAAATTTTATTGGACCTTCAAGAGCGCGGTTTGAAAAATGTCCTCCTGTTCATCACGGATGGCTTAAAGGGGATGGTAGGAGCGATTAGTCGGTTCTATCCCAAAGCTCGTTTTCAACATTGTTGTGTACACGTTTCCCGTAATATCAGTCACAAAGTGCGTGTCGATGATCGTAAGGAAGTCTGTGATGATTTTAAAATGGTGTATCAAGCCTCATCTAAAGAGGTGGCGTTGGAAGCACGTGGTGCTTTTGCGGAAAAATGGAAAACCAGCTATCCAAAAGTGGTTGAATCGATTCTTTCGAACGATCACTTGCTCACTTTCTATGATTTCCCCTTGGCCATACGCAAGAGTATTTATTCTACGAACTTGATTGAATCCTTTAATAAGCAAATCAAGAAATACAGCCACCGCAAGGAACAGTTCCAAAACGAAGAGTCGATGGAACGTTTCTTAGTCTCGTCTTTTGATACTTACAACCAAAAATTCCTAGGTCGCAGTCATAAAGGCTTTCAACAGGCCGAAGGCGAACTTGAACAAATGCTAAGCCAACTGATTGAGAATTAG
- a CDS encoding nucleotide pyrophosphohydrolase translates to MSDTKETMKKINMFRDERNWRPFHNEKDLALSISLEANELLEIYQWKTSEEGNIEREHLKEEIADVLIYSYMLADNLGFDINEIIASKLKKNAIKYPLPNVE, encoded by the coding sequence ATGAGTGATACAAAGGAAACTATGAAAAAGATTAATATGTTTCGTGATGAAAGAAACTGGCGCCCGTTTCATAATGAAAAAGATTTAGCGTTGTCCATCTCATTAGAAGCAAATGAACTATTGGAAATATACCAGTGGAAGACTTCTGAAGAGGGGAATATTGAAAGAGAACATCTAAAAGAAGAAATAGCAGATGTGTTAATTTATAGTTACATGTTAGCAGATAATTTAGGATTTGATATTAATGAAATTATTGCTTCAAAGTTGAAAAAAAATGCTATTAAATATCCCCTACCAAATGTAGAGTGA